A window from Theobroma cacao cultivar B97-61/B2 chromosome 3, Criollo_cocoa_genome_V2, whole genome shotgun sequence encodes these proteins:
- the LOC108661071 gene encoding uncharacterized protein LOC108661071, whose protein sequence is MSSLAIFFLFCLSMRACNARRLGFVAEEIGNKVHFLAKDVNQLKEVRPSISMELQTQELGEVGVHGRRTRESWIGANAMKQTLFNCFLKAKEAIAKAISGHEMNSIMIISYRVEDLESKEKVQGFKRVTRSMLGNSAGETEKAVDSKEKDNVGDVDVMDYAQPHRKPPIHNEKP, encoded by the exons ATGTCTTCTCTTGCtatcttctttctcttctgtCTTTCTATGCGTGCATGCAATGCTCGTCGTCTAGGTTTTGTTGCTGAAGAGATTGGCAATAAAGTCCATTTTCTTGCCAAG GATGTCAATCAGCTGAAAGAGGTGAGGCCTTCAATCTCAATGGAACTACAAACACAGGAACTAGGAGAAGTTGGGGTTCATGGAAGAAGAACCCGAGAGAGTTGGATTGGTGCAAATGCTATGAAGCAGACACTTTTTAACTGTTTTCTTAAGGCAAAAGAAGCCATTGCAAAAGCAATTTCAG GACATGAAATGAATAGTATCATGATAATTTCTTATCGGGTTGAAGATTTGGAAAGCAAGGAAAAAGTACAG GGATTCAAGAGAGTAACAAGGTCCATGCTGGGAAATTCAGCTGGTGAAACCGAGAAAGCTGTCGATTCCAAGGAAAAGGATAATGTAGGCGACGTTGACGTCATGGATTATGCACAGCCCCATCGGAAACCACCAATTCATAATGAAAAACCCTAG
- the LOC18606282 gene encoding autophagy-related protein 8f: MAKSYFKQEHDLEKRRAEAARIREKYPDRIPVIVERAERSDIPNIDKKKYLVPADLTVGQFVYVIRKRIKLSAEKAIFIFVDNVLPPTGAIMSAIYEEKKDEDGFLYVTYSGENTFGHLMSQ, translated from the exons ATGGCAAAGAGTTACTTCAAGCAAGAGCATGATCTTG AGAAGAGGAGGGCCGAGGCTGCTAGGATTAGGGAGAAATACCCTGATAGAATCCCG GTGATCGTGGAGAGGGCAGAGAGAAGTGATATACCAAACATAGACAAGAAAAA GTACCTTGTCCCAGCTGACTTGACTGTTGGACAATTTGTGTATGTCATCCGTAAAAGGATCAAACTGAGTGCAGAAAAGGCAATCTTTATATTTGTGGACAATGTCCTCCCACCAACTG GTGCCATTATGTCTGCCATATATGAGGAGAAGAAGGATGAAGATGGATTTCTTTATGTTACTTACAGTGGGGAAAACACATTTGGGCATCTGATGTCTCAGTAG